TCTGATCCGCGTCACCGGCGGCACGCTCACCGGCCCCGCCTCCGCCGGCGGCGTCACGCTGAACCTGAGCGACGCCGGCGGCTTCACCGCTGCCACCTACACGCTCTTCGATTTCACCGGCGCAACCACGAGCAGCTTCGATCTCTCCGACTTCACTTTCGGCACCACTCCCGCCGGCTACACCTACGCGCTGGCCTTCAACGGCAGCGCGCTCGAACTCACCGCGGCCGCCTCGCCCGTCCCCGAGCCCTCCACCTACGCCGCCGCCCTGGCCGCCGTAGCTCTCCTCGCGACCGCCCTCCATCGCCGCAGACGATTCACTGCCGCCACGCGGAACTAAGCGTAGGTGGCTCGCCGGACTCGCCGCCCTCGCCGCCTGGCGCCGCCGCTTCCGAGCATAACGTAGCGCAGGCATCCTGCCTGCCTCCGCCCACGCAACGACCACTTGAACTTCAACCCTCAACTTCAACTGGCGCGCCGCGCAGCGACGCGCCATCCGGCACTCGTCACAAAGTTGGCCGCACCGATCACCAAAGCATTGCGGCCGACGCTCGCCTGGCCTGCATCGCCGCCATGTCGCCCTCGCTCACTCTCGATCCCGCGTCCGACCGCCTGCGCATCCTCTACGTCGAAGATCTGCCGGAGTTGCGACGCATCGTGGCGCGCATCCTCGAGCTGGACGAGCACACCGTCATCACCGCTCCCAACGGCGCCGACGCGCACCACCTGCTCGCCGCCGCCCCGGATGCCTTCGACCTCGTCATCACCGACCACTGCATGCCGGTGATGAACGGCCTCGATCTCGTCGCCTGCCTGCGCGCGCTGCGCTTCCGCGGCAAGGTGGTTGTGCTCAGTTGCGTCAGCGACCCCGAGGTCCGCGCCGCGTATCGCGGCTTCCACGTCGATGCGCTGCTCGACAAGCCCGTCACCGCGGACGAGCTGCGGGCCACGCTGCACCGCCTGTTCGCTCCCGTCGAAGTCGATCTGTTCCGCGTCCCTCTTCCGCGTGCACACACCTCCTCTCCTTTCAACTGAGCCGCGATTCAACCGGAGCGTTCACCCACTCACGCACCGGCGCACAAGACGTGCAGGCCGGTGCCGCGAACGTCTCCGCTGACGTAGCGCAGCCATCCTGCCTGCCCAACCCAGCAGGCGAGACGCCTGCGCGACGCCACCCCGCCGCGCACGGCGCGAGCCGCCCGCGCGGCGACAACTTGAACTTCAACCTTCAACTTCAACTGGCGCGGCGCACCCGAGCAGTCGTCACATTTATCAGGGCAGCCGTCACCAACGCATTGTTTCTCCGCTGGCCCGCCGTAGGTCCGAGCGCGCACTCCCGCGCCACCTCCCGCCGCCATGAAATCACCGCTCCGCCCCTTCGCCCTGTTCCTCATCGTCCTCGCGCAACTCTCGACCGCCATCCGGCTGCCCGCGCAGACCACCGTCACCTACCAGAGTGGTGACAGCAGCAACACCGCGCGCACCACCACCACCGCCAATCCCCTCACCGTCACGCTCGCCAGCGGCACGGCGACCGAGGCCGGAGCCATCACCGGCGACGGCTCCGTCACCAAGACCGGCGCCGGCACGCTCACGCTCTCCAACACCGCCAACTCCTACACCGGCGGCACCACCGTCTCCGCCGGCACCCTCGCGCTCAACAGCAGCGCCGTAACCCTCACCGGCACCGGCCCGATCTTCGTGGCGGCCGGCGCCACGCTCGACTTCGGCGACGGCGGCCTCCTGCTCGACAACGTCACCGGCACCGGCACCGTCACCGGCGCCGCCATGAACGACATCGAGTTCAACGGCTCCGCGACACCGTTCACCTCCCAGATTCACCTCGCGGGCGACGCGAACCTCATCATCCACGGCCTGAACGGCGGCCACCTCCTGCTCGCGGCTGACAGCACTTTCAATGGCCTGATCGGCGTCGAATCCGGCGCGACGCTCACCCTGACCAACGGCGTGCACCTATCCGCCGGCGCCACGAGTCTCTTCGACGACGGCAATGGCAACGCCACCGGCATCCTCAACCTCACCGGCGGCGCGACGCTGACCAGTTCCTCCCCTACCACGGTCAACTACATCAGCGGCGACGTCAACGTGAGCGGATCGGGGTCTCACTGGACTGCCCTCGGCGGAATCATCGTCGGCGATGGCGCCGCCGGCCGCCTCTCCATCACCAATGGCGGCAAAGTGACCTCAGACGGAGGTCTTACCTTAGGCTCTAATTGGAGCAGCGCCTCGGGGACGCTGATAGTTTCCGGCGCGGGATCGGAATTTTCCACCCTAGGAGGCATTTCTATCGGGCAACTCGGTGCGGGATCCGTCACCGTGAGCGACGGCGGCAAGCTGGGTGCCGCGGCCAACATCAGTCTGGGGTTAACCGGCTCAGGAACCTTGAACATCGGCGCCGACAGCAGCTCCGCCGCGCAGGCCGCGGGCATCATCGACACCCCGCTGATCGGCGGCCCCGGGGGCGTCATCCAGTTCAACACCACCGGCACGAGCAACGCGCCGACCTACTTCACGCGCGACGGCACTGCCACTGGTGCCGGCGTGGACACCACGAACGCCATCGCTCTCGTCAACACCGCCGGCTACACCGTCGTCACCGGCGCCCTCGCCCACACCGGCGGCACCACCATCAACGGCGGCACGCTCCAGATCGGCAACGGCGGCACCACCGGCTCGCTCGCGGGCGACATCACGAACAACTCTACCCTCGTCTCCTACCGCTCCGATGCCAGCGACTTCTCCGGCACCATCTCCGGCACCGGCTCGCTCACCAAGTCCGGCGCCGGCACGCTCACCCTCACCGGCGCCAACACCTACACCGGTGGCACCACCATCACCGCCGGCACGCTCCTCGCCAACGGCCAGACTCTCGACCCCATCTCCGGCCGCGCCCACACCTCCACCGGCAGCGGCGCCGTGCTGGTCCAGAGCGGCGGAGCCCTCGGCGGCACCGGTTGGATCGACGGCCTCGTCACCGTCCAGAACGGCGGCACGCTCACCTTCGGCGCTGACGGCAACGCCCTCACCCTCGCCGGCGGCCTCACCCTCCAGACCGGCTCGATCCTCGATTACCACCTCGGCGCCACGCATGACCTCCTCGCGGTGGACAACGGCGTGTTCACCGCCCCGTCCGGCACCGGCGGTGTCACCATCAACCTCACCGACGCCGGCGGCTTCGCCCCCGCCACTTACACGCTGCTCACCTTCTACTCCGACGGCGGTGCCACCACCTCCGGCCTCGACCTCGCCGATTTCACCCTCGGCAACACTATCGCCGGCTACGACTACACCCTCGCCCTCACGCCCTTCACGCTTGAGCTCACCGCCACCGCCAGCGCCATCCCCGAGCCCTCCACCTACGCCGCCGCCCTGGCCGCCGTAGCTCTCCTCGCAACCGCCCTCCATCGCCGCAGACGATTCACCGCCGCCACGCGGAACTAAGCGTAGGCGGCTCGCCGGACTCGCCGGACTCGCCGCCCTCGCCCTCGCGGCGTGGCGCTGCCGCCGCACCGACAACTGAAATCTCAACCTTCAACTCGCGAAAAGCCCGGCCACAGCGCCGGGCTTTTTTGCGGTCACCGCGCGCTCCGCATCGCGCGGGTTTGCGCGATCGTCCGGTCCTTCGCCAGCCGCCGATACTCGGCCGATTCCACGCCTACGAGCGCGACCTTCCCCGCGGGATTGAAGTGCAGACCCCAACCGTAGGTCTTCGCCAGCGGCGACGTGCGCATGCACGCCATCGGCTGCGCGAAAAATTCCCGCCACAGCGCCGCGCGCCGCGCCTTCAGCTCGGCGGGCGTGAAACCGCACTTCTTCAC
This window of the Candidatus Didemnitutus sp. genome carries:
- a CDS encoding response regulator, with the translated sequence MSPSLTLDPASDRLRILYVEDLPELRRIVARILELDEHTVITAPNGADAHHLLAAAPDAFDLVITDHCMPVMNGLDLVACLRALRFRGKVVVLSCVSDPEVRAAYRGFHVDALLDKPVTADELRATLHRLFAPVEVDLFRVPLPRAHTSSPFN
- a CDS encoding autotransporter-associated beta strand repeat-containing protein → MKSPLRPFALFLIVLAQLSTAIRLPAQTTVTYQSGDSSNTARTTTTANPLTVTLASGTATEAGAITGDGSVTKTGAGTLTLSNTANSYTGGTTVSAGTLALNSSAVTLTGTGPIFVAAGATLDFGDGGLLLDNVTGTGTVTGAAMNDIEFNGSATPFTSQIHLAGDANLIIHGLNGGHLLLAADSTFNGLIGVESGATLTLTNGVHLSAGATSLFDDGNGNATGILNLTGGATLTSSSPTTVNYISGDVNVSGSGSHWTALGGIIVGDGAAGRLSITNGGKVTSDGGLTLGSNWSSASGTLIVSGAGSEFSTLGGISIGQLGAGSVTVSDGGKLGAAANISLGLTGSGTLNIGADSSSAAQAAGIIDTPLIGGPGGVIQFNTTGTSNAPTYFTRDGTATGAGVDTTNAIALVNTAGYTVVTGALAHTGGTTINGGTLQIGNGGTTGSLAGDITNNSTLVSYRSDASDFSGTISGTGSLTKSGAGTLTLTGANTYTGGTTITAGTLLANGQTLDPISGRAHTSTGSGAVLVQSGGALGGTGWIDGLVTVQNGGTLTFGADGNALTLAGGLTLQTGSILDYHLGATHDLLAVDNGVFTAPSGTGGVTINLTDAGGFAPATYTLLTFYSDGGATTSGLDLADFTLGNTIAGYDYTLALTPFTLELTATASAIPEPSTYAAALAAVALLATALHRRRRFTAATRN